Proteins from one Streptomyces sp. NBC_00289 genomic window:
- a CDS encoding TetR/AcrR family transcriptional regulator, producing the protein MTGRTVRAEQASATRELILTAAERLFAERGVYAVSNRQVSEAAGQGNNAAVGYHFGTKADLVRAIVRKHVVRIEEIRARLLADVGDSDELRDWVNCVVRPLLEHLAALGSPTWYARFCAQVMTDPALRQIMVEESLAAPTLRQAVEGMHRCLPEVPAEVRAERGELARHLIVHMPAERERALAAGVRTPRRTWEDAATGLTDAIVGLWRAPVTGGPQGE; encoded by the coding sequence ATGACCGGCAGGACGGTACGGGCGGAGCAGGCGAGTGCGACCCGGGAGCTGATCCTGACCGCGGCGGAGCGGCTGTTCGCGGAGCGCGGCGTGTACGCGGTGTCCAACCGTCAGGTGAGCGAGGCGGCGGGACAGGGCAACAACGCGGCCGTCGGCTACCACTTCGGCACCAAGGCCGACCTGGTCCGCGCGATCGTCCGCAAGCACGTCGTGCGCATCGAGGAGATCCGCGCCCGGCTGCTCGCCGACGTCGGTGACTCCGACGAACTGCGGGACTGGGTGAACTGCGTGGTGCGCCCCCTGCTCGAACACCTGGCCGCGCTGGGCAGCCCCACCTGGTACGCCCGTTTCTGCGCCCAGGTGATGACCGACCCGGCGCTGCGGCAGATCATGGTGGAGGAGTCCCTCGCCGCCCCGACGCTGCGCCAGGCGGTCGAGGGTATGCACCGGTGCCTGCCCGAGGTGCCCGCGGAGGTCCGCGCCGAACGCGGTGAGCTGGCCCGTCACCTGATCGTCCACATGCCCGCCGAGCGTGAACGCGCCCTGGCCGCCGGAGTCCGCACTCCGCGCCGCACCTGGGAGGACGCGGCGACCGGTCTGACCGACGCGATCGTCGGCCTGTGGCGGGCTCCGGTCACGGGCGGCCCGCAGGGGGAGTGA